In Scleropages formosus chromosome 18, fSclFor1.1, whole genome shotgun sequence, one DNA window encodes the following:
- the LOC108941854 gene encoding acidic leucine-rich nuclear phosphoprotein 32 family member E-like, whose product MEMKKRISLELRNRTPIEVAELVVDNCRSSDGEVEGLTDDFKELEFLSMVNVGLTSLAKLPSLAKLRKLELSDNNISGGLEVLSEKCPNLTYLNLSGNKIKELSTVEALQNLKNLKSLDLFNCEITSLEEYRESIFELLPQVTYLDGFDQEDNEAPDSEADADDDDDDDEEEGAGPTGDCDDDDEEEEDEGSEGGEEVGLSYLMKEGIQDEEDDDDYVEEEEEEEVEDEDGAHGEKRKRDPEDEGEDDEDDD is encoded by the exons aTGGAGATGAAGAAGAGAATTAGTTTAGAATTAAGGAACAGGACCCCAATTGAG GTGGCCGAGCTGGTGGTGGATAACTGCCGTTCCAGTGACGGTGAGGTGGAGGGTCTGACAGACGACTTCAAGGAACTGGAGTTCCTCAGCATGGTCAATGTGGGCTTGACCTCCCTGGCTAAGCTCCCTTCCTTGGCCAAACTCCGCAAA TTGGAGCTCAGCGACAACAACATCTCAGGGGGCCTAGAGGTGCTGTCAGAGAAGTGTCCCAATCTGACCTACTTGAACCTAAGTGGGAACAAGATCAAGGAGCTCAGCACAGTGGAAGCATTG CAAAATCTGAAAAACCTGAAGAGTTTGGACCTTTTCAACTGTGAGATCACCAGCTTGGAGGAGTACCGGGAGAGCATCTTCGAACTGCTGCCCCAGGTGACTTACCTTGATGGCTTCGACCAGGAGGATAATGAGGCTCCTGACTCAGAGGCAGATGCTGACGATGACG atgatgatgatgaagaggaaggAGCTGGCCCAACAGGAGACTGtgacgatgatgatgaagaagaagaggatgagggTTCAGAGGGTGGAGAAGAGGTTGGGCTGTCATACCTCATGAAGGAAGGTATCCAG GAtgaagaggatgatgatgactatgttgaagaggaagaggaggaggaagtagAAG ACGAGGATGGAGCTCATGGAGAGAAGCGAAAGCGAGACCCagaagatgaaggagaagaCGATGAAGATGATGACTAA